The Stigmatella ashevillena genomic sequence GTCCCGCTTCGTCACGTGGCGGACGACCACCAAGTCCCCCTCGGCGACGGCCCGCTTCACCGCGGAGATCATCCCGCCCGGTGCGTAGTAAGACTCCGGATTCACCTTGCGCGCCCAGCGCATGCCCAGCAACGGCAGCCGCGCCTTGTGCGGCCCCACCTGGATGTCGGCGCCCTTGCCGTCGTCGTCCAGCCGCGTCACCAGCCCCACGTAGAGCCGGTTCAGGACGAGTTCCTCGTTCCCCATGGCCTTCTTCGCGCGCGCGACGAAGTCGTCCCGCTCCTTGCCGGGGGGCAGGTTCCCGAGCGGGCCCCGCCAGCCCTGGCGCTTGTCCAGCGACAGCAGGCCTTCGAGCACCGCCTCCTGGGCCGCGCGCTGCCGCTCGCTGTCCATGGTGGTGAAGACCTTCAGCCCCTGCTCCAGGAGCACCGGGTTGCCGTAGCGGTCGACGATGTCGCGGCGCGCCTGCTCCACGAAGTACGGGGCGAACTCGTGGAACACGTCCTCCACGGGGTACACCTGGACGGGCTCGGCCTTGGCCTCGTCGTGCTCCGCCTTCGTGATCATCCCCTCATCGAGCATGCGGCGCAGCACGTAGGAGCGGCGGTTCTTGGCCGCCTCGGGCTTGAGGAAGGGCGAGTAGCGGCTGGGCGCCTGGGGCAGCCCGGCGATGAGGGTCATCTCTCCCAGTGTCAAATCCCGGACGTCCTTGCGGTAGTAGTTCTCCGCGGCGCTCTGCACCCCGTAGCTGTGGTGCCCCAGGAAGACGTTGTTGAGGTAGAGGTAGAGGATCTCCTCCTTCGTCAGCGCCGCCTCCAGGCGCCGGGCCAGGAGGGCCTCGCGAATCTTGCGCTTGAGCGTCTTGGCCGTGGCGTCCTTGTAGCCCTCGGCGCCGATCAGCACCGCCTTGGCGGTCTGCTGCGTCAGCGTGGAGCCGCCCTGCATACCGCCGCTGCGCAGGCCCAGCTTGGAGGTAATCGTCTTGAAGCCGGCGCGGGCCGTTCCCAGGATGTCCACGCCCATGTGGTCGAAGAAGCTGGAGTCCTCGCTGGCGATGAACGCCTGCACCAGCCGCTTCGGGATGCGCTCGTAGGGCACCACCTTGCGCCGCTGGTTGTAGAACTCCCCGGCCAGCACCGCATCGTCGGTGTAGACCTCGGTGACGATGGGCGGCCAGTACTGGTCCACCTTCGGGATGGCGGGCAGCCCGGGGGAGTAGATGTAGTACAGCGCCACCAAGCCCACCGCGCCCGCGGTGGCGCCCGTGAAGGCCAACCACCCCGCGAGCTTGAGGGGAAAGAGCCACCAGCGGCCCTTTTTCACCCCGTCGAGAACGAGCTTGGAGCGGCTGCGATCGATGTTCGAGTTGGAAGTGCTCATGAAGGTTCTAGCGCAGCGCGTTTGAGGGTGTCCTTCAGCTCTGGAGGCAACCTCGCCTCCACCGTCACCTTCCCGCCGTGCTGGGGGTGCGGAAATTCGATGCGCTCCGCGTGCAGGAACAAACGCTTCAACCCCCACCGGGCCCGCACATCCCGGTTGAAGGCAAAGTCACCATACTTCCTGTCTCCAGCCACGGGGTGACCAACAGCGGCCAGATGCCTTCTTATCTGATGGGTGCGTCCTGTCTCGATGGAGCAGGAGAGGAGCGCCGCCTCGCTCGACTGGCGGATGACCTTCCACCGGGTGAGGGCCTCCTGCATGTTCACCCCCCGGCGGGCCTTGGACTCGGCGGTCTGCTGGTGCTCCGAGAGGGGAAGTTCGATGACCCCCGAGTCCTTGGGCATCTTGCCCTTGACCAGGGTGATGTAGCGCTTGCGGGCAAGGCCTTCCGTGAACACTTCGGTGAAGTGCACCATCGCCGGGCGGCGCTTGGCCACGAGGATGACGCCCGAGGTCTCCCGGTCCAGCCGGTGGGCAGGTGAGGCGGTGAAGTCGTTTCTCACCGCCTTGGGGCCCAGGTAGGCACGCACATAGTCCACCAGGGTTCCCCCGGTAATCCCGCTCCCGGTGTGCACGGCCATGCCGCTGGGCTTGTCCACGGCCATCATCCAGTCGTCCTCCAGGAGGATGACCAGCTCGGAGGGGTCCACGGGGGGTGGGGGGGGAGGCAGGCGCTCGCCGCCCTGGGCCGGGCCGAGCAGTTGCTGCTCATCCCCCCGGATGGCGATGACGTCCCCGGCGACGAGCAGCTGCTCGGGCTGGGCCCGTTTTCCGTTCACCCGGACCTTCTTGACCCGGATCATCTTGAACAGATGACTGGTGGGCATGTTGGCCAGGCGTTTGCGGAGGTACTTGTCCAGCCGCATCCCCACACTGTCTTCTTCGATTCGGTACTCGATCATTTGTTCTTGGCGGCCGGACCAGAGCACACGAATAATGACCGGTCCATGCCGAAGGCTCCCAGTATCGAGAAGCTCCTCCAGAGCGGTTCAGCGGAGTGGAACAAGCTCCGCAAGTCCGGACAGGTCTCCACCGACCACACGGGCGCTACCTTCACGCAGCTGTTCTCCGCCAATGCGGACCTCTCGGGCCTAGAGCTCGTGGGCTCCGAATGGGAGCGCTGCGACCTGTCCAAGATGAACTTCCGCGACGCGGACCTGTCCAACGCCTACTTCCATGGCGGCCGGCTCCAGGACTGTGACTTCCGCGGGGCCAACCTCGAGGGCGCCACCTTCGAGAAGTTGAAGTTGCTGCGCTGTGACTTCACGGGCGCCAAGGGGCTGGACGACCTGGAAATGGAGGATGTGGACATGGACCGGGTGCAGGGCCTGGACGGCGAGGAAGCCCCGCCCCCGCCCCCGCCCCCCGCCCAGGGCATCACCGCCTTCACCCGCGAGCAGCGGGAGAAGGCCATGGGGGCCGCCGCGGCCGCCGTGGCAGGCCCCGCCGCGGAGGAGCTGCCCCCCTTCAAGCCCCAGGATCCTCCGGGCTCACTGCTCTTCCGGGCCTTGAAGCGGCTCCCGGCGCCGCCCCCCTGGGTGCTGGACGTCCCCGGCCTGCGCCCGTTGCTCCCGCAGCGCCTGCCCCCCGGCTCCTCGCTGGAGGCGATGTACCGCGAGGCGGTGAAGACGCGGCTGGAGAACAAGAAGCCCGGGGCGGACCCGGGCGCGGTGGAGCGGGCGCAGAAGGCGCTGCGGCTGGGCGGGAAGGACTCGGCCGTGGCGGCCATGTACCTGCGCGAGGTGGGCGTGCTCCCGCTGTCGCGCTTCTCCGCGGCCAAGGTGCTCAAGGATGCGCTGCGCGCCGAGGTGGATGTGGATGATCTGACGGGCTCCATCGACCCGCGGGTGGCCGGGGCGCTCTTGGAGCTGCGGCTGACGCACGAGGTGGTGGAGCACCTGCAAGAGGCCCGGCGCCGCCTGGCCGCCACGCAGCTCTACACCGCGCTGCTGGAGGCGGGCTTCACCCCGGAGAACAACTGGGACGAAGCGCTGGAGTCGGCCGAGCCCGCCCTGGAGCTGGCACAACTGGCCACGGGCGATGACCGCAACGCGCTCTTCGAGGCCTTCCAGGTGTTCGCCGCCCTGCCGGACGAGGCCCGGCTGCGGCGGTTGGCGTACCTGGCCGAGACGGTGACGAACCTGGAGCTGGTGAGCCGACTGCCCGAGGGCATGGAGCCGCAGTGGCTCACCGGGCCCGAGACGCGCGAGTGCCACGACCGGGAGATGACGTACGTTCAGGCGCTCCGGGCACAGGACATTCCCACCAAGGTGCCCGCCCTGGCCCAGGCAGAGCTCGGCGTTCCCGAGGGTCAGGTGCCCGAGGACAGCGACGACGACCTGTTCGTCCACCTGCGCTGTGACGTGTGCGGCAAGGAGAAGCTCATCGTTCAATCCCGGATCGACTGAGCCGGGCATCCTTCCCCCCTCCCGTGCAGGGGGGAGGGCCCTCTGCGTGGCGGACTCAAGGCAAGGAGTACGTCACGGCGGGGGGCAGCAGAATCCTCACCGGGTCTCCTGGCCGGATGACGCCCGGGCGATCCACCCACCCCACCAGCCCTCGCCGCTGGTGCGCGGCCTTCACGAAGCGGCTCGCCAGGCCTTCCCGGTCCGGATACCAGGGCTGCAGCGCCCGCCCCGCCTTCCGGCACGGCGTGTTCTCCCCTTCCATCGTCAGGATGACCTCTTCGGGGAAGAACAGGCGCGTCCCGGGAGGCAGGTGCGTCAGCCGGGGCACCCCCGCCAGCTCCAGGTT encodes the following:
- a CDS encoding penicillin-binding protein 1A, whose protein sequence is MSTSNSNIDRSRSKLVLDGVKKGRWWLFPLKLAGWLAFTGATAGAVGLVALYYIYSPGLPAIPKVDQYWPPIVTEVYTDDAVLAGEFYNQRRKVVPYERIPKRLVQAFIASEDSSFFDHMGVDILGTARAGFKTITSKLGLRSGGMQGGSTLTQQTAKAVLIGAEGYKDATAKTLKRKIREALLARRLEAALTKEEILYLYLNNVFLGHHSYGVQSAAENYYRKDVRDLTLGEMTLIAGLPQAPSRYSPFLKPEAAKNRRSYVLRRMLDEGMITKAEHDEAKAEPVQVYPVEDVFHEFAPYFVEQARRDIVDRYGNPVLLEQGLKVFTTMDSERQRAAQEAVLEGLLSLDKRQGWRGPLGNLPPGKERDDFVARAKKAMGNEELVLNRLYVGLVTRLDDDGKGADIQVGPHKARLPLLGMRWARKVNPESYYAPGGMISAVKRAVAEGDLVVVRHVTKRDLTDDKEQWDKKLAETIPDDTVKPVEGSAVPAEPVRIPNGPKLFRLEQQPEPQSALVSIDPHRQYLTAMVGGYDFDDNEFNRAFQACRQPGSAFKPLVYAAAIEKLNWTEATIIVDSPIVEHDPDNKVSWKPENFSEEFQGDVVLRTALVNSMNIPAVKTFGAVGTKMMSEWSRLLGLTTPMNMDFSAALGSSCVYPYDLAQVYATFNRYGRKKPTYFIRKIEDRFGRTLEDHTAFDDPWAPLQDRVAAGYARLFEPGEQVMSPETGFIITHLMRGVVQEGTGGPASRLGKPAAGKTGTTNDSFDAWFSAFTRDLVTVAWVGYDLNPHPLNRYETGGRAALPIWLDYMKKALAGRPQPEFYPWPSMELVRLPIDEKTGKIASNSSKNMELMFFKKGTQPKEATPEKGQVNVNDFLMGQQ
- a CDS encoding pentapeptide repeat-containing protein — translated: MPKAPSIEKLLQSGSAEWNKLRKSGQVSTDHTGATFTQLFSANADLSGLELVGSEWERCDLSKMNFRDADLSNAYFHGGRLQDCDFRGANLEGATFEKLKLLRCDFTGAKGLDDLEMEDVDMDRVQGLDGEEAPPPPPPPAQGITAFTREQREKAMGAAAAAVAGPAAEELPPFKPQDPPGSLLFRALKRLPAPPPWVLDVPGLRPLLPQRLPPGSSLEAMYREAVKTRLENKKPGADPGAVERAQKALRLGGKDSAVAAMYLREVGVLPLSRFSAAKVLKDALRAEVDVDDLTGSIDPRVAGALLELRLTHEVVEHLQEARRRLAATQLYTALLEAGFTPENNWDEALESAEPALELAQLATGDDRNALFEAFQVFAALPDEARLRRLAYLAETVTNLELVSRLPEGMEPQWLTGPETRECHDREMTYVQALRAQDIPTKVPALAQAELGVPEGQVPEDSDDDLFVHLRCDVCGKEKLIVQSRID
- a CDS encoding MOSC domain-containing protein — protein: MRTHLTGHTVRVLIGSEPKNHPAREVPEGKVSLEGFVGDRHAGLTRTSDVRTPWCPKGALVRNTRQVSLVSTEELALIAAALEVPRVEAAWLGANLELAGVPRLTHLPPGTRLFFPEEVILTMEGENTPCRKAGRALQPWYPDREGLASRFVKAAHQRRGLVGWVDRPGVIRPGDPVRILLPPAVTYSLP
- a CDS encoding RluA family pseudouridine synthase; translation: MIEYRIEEDSVGMRLDKYLRKRLANMPTSHLFKMIRVKKVRVNGKRAQPEQLLVAGDVIAIRGDEQQLLGPAQGGERLPPPPPPVDPSELVILLEDDWMMAVDKPSGMAVHTGSGITGGTLVDYVRAYLGPKAVRNDFTASPAHRLDRETSGVILVAKRRPAMVHFTEVFTEGLARKRYITLVKGKMPKDSGVIELPLSEHQQTAESKARRGVNMQEALTRWKVIRQSSEAALLSCSIETGRTHQIRRHLAAVGHPVAGDRKYGDFAFNRDVRARWGLKRLFLHAERIEFPHPQHGGKVTVEARLPPELKDTLKRAALEPS